In Deltaproteobacteria bacterium, a genomic segment contains:
- a CDS encoding 2-hydroxyacyl-CoA dehydratase: MSNPESSKTTSKSIKSLKVSNEVFTNVLQYYKRGHEAKATGSAKIVYHTGWDPVEIDYAMGVIPMFPENFSAACGATQLSIPLIEMAESLNAPEDLCSYFKNHYGFMKGDFPEEVTKPLARIRIPDPDMVVSAKNLCRLHPLWMKVAAEHYDVPYFSIDAPVMPPRYDKNPIAYKEQWGAHVKHQLDPEAIQYGVAQLKEYIAFLEKYTGQKMDYDRLKECVGHSARMGEYYNEIFNLRKAVPCPAGGEDLNTLVFFAVTMAGTIRVKACSRMNASALFLTAFPPGSIWASSTIFTSSAPCPWRSFILGYGADNWTPTSLWNP, translated from the coding sequence ATGAGTAATCCTGAATCCAGCAAAACCACCTCCAAATCGATAAAATCGCTGAAAGTCTCCAACGAGGTGTTTACCAACGTTCTGCAGTACTACAAACGAGGACACGAAGCCAAAGCCACCGGAAGTGCGAAAATTGTGTATCACACGGGCTGGGACCCCGTAGAAATCGATTACGCCATGGGCGTCATTCCCATGTTTCCGGAGAACTTCTCCGCGGCATGCGGAGCGACTCAGCTATCCATACCTCTGATCGAAATGGCGGAAAGTCTGAATGCGCCCGAGGACCTGTGCTCCTATTTCAAGAATCACTATGGATTCATGAAAGGCGACTTTCCCGAAGAAGTGACCAAACCGCTGGCCCGTATACGCATCCCTGATCCGGACATGGTTGTGTCGGCCAAGAACCTTTGCCGACTTCACCCACTGTGGATGAAGGTGGCCGCCGAGCATTACGATGTTCCTTATTTCTCCATCGATGCTCCGGTCATGCCTCCGAGGTATGACAAGAACCCCATTGCCTATAAGGAACAATGGGGGGCTCATGTTAAACACCAGCTCGATCCGGAAGCCATACAATATGGCGTGGCTCAGTTGAAGGAATACATCGCGTTCCTGGAAAAGTACACGGGACAAAAAATGGATTACGACCGACTGAAGGAGTGCGTGGGCCATTCAGCGCGGATGGGAGAATATTACAACGAAATCTTCAACCTGCGGAAAGCCGTTCCTTGTCCCGCGGGAGGCGAGGACCTCAATACACTGGTGTTTTTTGCCGTTACCATGGCGGGAACCATCAGGGTAAAGGCGTGCTCGAGAATGAACGCTTCCGCATTATTTTTGACGGCATTCCCCCCTGGTTCAATATGGGCCTCTTCAACTATCTTCACAAGTTCGGCGCCTTGTCCGTGGAGGAGCTTTATCCTCGGATATGGTGCGGACAACTGGACCCCGACAAGCCTCTGGAATCCATAG
- a CDS encoding 2-hydroxyacyl-CoA dehydratase, translating into MGHTATFSQFLEYNRDRVRDYKADGAILWNLTTCRLMAVILNPRDKTTFEKELGIPALMLDADQVDPRRFAHAQIISRIDAFMEMLEQRKYG; encoded by the coding sequence ATGGGGCACACGGCGACTTTTTCGCAGTTTCTCGAATACAACCGGGACCGGGTGCGAGATTACAAAGCGGACGGCGCCATCCTGTGGAATCTGACAACGTGTCGGTTGATGGCGGTCATTCTGAATCCGCGGGATAAGACCACCTTCGAAAAAGAACTTGGTATTCCGGCCCTCATGTTGGACGCAGACCAGGTGGATCCCCGGCGTTTCGCTCACGCGCAAATCATCAGCCGCATCGACGCTTTCATGGAAATGCTCGAACAGAGGAAGTACGGATGA
- a CDS encoding dodecin domain-containing protein yields MATYKVIELVGSSYASWEDAAKEAIQTAAKTLQDLRVAEVTRMDLKLEDNNRVVYRVRMKVSFKILNLETLGEVSGGKAYAQEEE; encoded by the coding sequence ATGGCGACGTACAAGGTGATTGAATTGGTTGGTTCGAGTTACGCTTCGTGGGAAGATGCGGCTAAAGAGGCGATTCAGACTGCTGCAAAGACGCTGCAGGATTTGAGGGTGGCGGAAGTGACCAGGATGGATCTGAAACTGGAGGATAACAACCGGGTTGTCTATCGTGTCAGGATGAAAGTGTCGTTCAAGATATTGAACTTGGAAACGCTCGGTGAGGTTTCGGGAGGTAAAGCTTACGCACAAGAGGAGGAGTAG
- a CDS encoding polysaccharide biosynthesis protein, protein MKTTKKTERIWARVSSPQLLRTISMLTLDSAIAAFSLWMAYQLRFEAQVPLRFASLIPQLAVLLVASRLSANFMFNLHRWSFKLSGLYDAIRIGVAGLLGSGIFMICLYFLRIELTSFASGPPRSVLVMEFFITTTLMGAIRFSPRLAKMYRVEQALARNSSLERTLIVGAGATGEQLLRDLLRSDAHYYKVVGFVDDDRRKQGTYLSGRPVLGLIADLPAIVKRHEVGTILIAMPRVPAKRIREILATCSELKLRFKILPVSYVYLQDHSSRPALTDLSPEDLLPRQEVDLKESSIGEAIEGRCVMVTGAGGSIGGEICRQLLKNRVKTLFMLDTNENELYLRSRSFQGEFPSSRIVTSVADVRGLRRVERLFSEFRPQDVFHAAAHKHVPLMEAAPDEAVTNNVLGTYNVARMAHEYGAQRFVFISTDKAVKPSSVMGATKRIGEMVVRTIGKHSDTKFSVVRFGNVLGSAGSVVPLFRQQIAAGGPVTVTDPEVRRYFMTIGEAVGLVLQAAYRDFGELCILDMGEQIRILDLARHMITMAGFVPEKDVPIAFTGLRPGEKLYEQLMTEEEESTYRVDSKIFVACSPEPPADFVEVIEELIAVAERGEDEEVLALLKKLVPSYSPGGEGTPATRDDPI, encoded by the coding sequence TTGAAAACCACTAAAAAAACAGAACGGATCTGGGCGCGGGTTAGCAGTCCGCAGTTATTGCGCACCATTTCCATGTTGACTTTGGACTCGGCGATCGCGGCGTTCAGTTTATGGATGGCCTATCAGCTTCGATTTGAGGCGCAGGTCCCCTTGCGATTCGCGTCATTAATCCCTCAGCTGGCAGTGTTGTTGGTGGCGTCGAGATTGTCGGCTAATTTCATGTTCAATCTGCATCGATGGTCCTTCAAGCTGTCAGGCCTCTACGACGCCATACGGATCGGTGTGGCCGGCCTGTTGGGTTCGGGCATTTTCATGATATGCCTCTATTTTCTTCGCATCGAACTCACTTCTTTCGCTTCCGGTCCTCCCCGTTCCGTGCTCGTGATGGAATTTTTCATCACCACCACACTCATGGGAGCCATACGTTTTTCGCCCCGGCTGGCGAAAATGTACCGAGTCGAGCAGGCCTTGGCTCGGAACAGCAGTCTCGAGCGAACTTTAATTGTCGGCGCCGGCGCCACGGGGGAGCAACTTCTGCGTGACCTGCTGCGCTCTGACGCCCATTACTATAAAGTCGTCGGATTCGTGGACGACGATCGAAGGAAGCAGGGCACGTATTTGAGCGGAAGGCCGGTGCTCGGCCTGATAGCTGATCTGCCTGCCATCGTAAAACGTCACGAAGTGGGTACGATCCTGATTGCCATGCCGCGAGTTCCGGCCAAGCGGATCCGAGAGATCCTGGCTACGTGCTCGGAACTGAAACTTCGTTTCAAGATTCTCCCGGTGTCATATGTCTACCTCCAAGATCATTCATCCCGGCCTGCACTGACGGATCTGTCGCCGGAGGATTTGCTTCCGCGTCAGGAGGTAGATCTTAAAGAAAGCAGTATCGGTGAGGCGATTGAAGGCAGGTGCGTTATGGTTACGGGCGCGGGAGGATCCATCGGAGGCGAGATCTGCAGGCAGCTTCTCAAAAACCGCGTCAAAACGCTTTTCATGCTGGATACGAATGAAAACGAGCTGTATTTGAGATCACGCTCCTTTCAGGGGGAGTTTCCAAGCTCCCGCATCGTGACGTCCGTTGCAGACGTTCGGGGCCTTCGTCGGGTCGAAAGATTATTCTCGGAATTCCGACCTCAAGATGTGTTTCACGCCGCGGCTCATAAACATGTCCCACTCATGGAAGCGGCCCCAGACGAGGCGGTGACCAACAATGTACTGGGAACGTATAACGTGGCCCGGATGGCGCACGAGTATGGAGCCCAACGATTTGTTTTTATCTCTACGGACAAGGCCGTGAAACCATCCAGTGTGATGGGCGCCACCAAGCGGATCGGCGAAATGGTGGTTCGCACCATAGGCAAGCATTCCGACACGAAATTCTCGGTCGTGCGCTTTGGCAACGTGTTGGGTTCAGCCGGTTCCGTGGTTCCTCTCTTTCGCCAACAGATCGCAGCCGGCGGCCCTGTAACCGTCACGGATCCGGAAGTGAGGCGGTATTTCATGACCATCGGGGAAGCCGTAGGCTTAGTGTTGCAAGCGGCGTACCGGGATTTCGGGGAACTATGCATTTTGGACATGGGCGAGCAGATTCGCATCCTGGACCTGGCTCGCCATATGATTACGATGGCAGGGTTTGTACCCGAAAAAGACGTGCCCATTGCATTCACCGGGCTACGGCCCGGGGAAAAGCTGTACGAACAACTGATGACCGAGGAAGAAGAGAGCACCTACCGGGTCGATTCCAAAATTTTCGTGGCATGCAGTCCCGAGCCTCCCGCTGATTTTGTGGAAGTTATAGAGGAACTCATTGCCGTTGCGGAACGGGGAGAAGACGAGGAAGTGCTGGCCCTGCTAAAGAAGTTGGTTCCGAGCTACTCGCCGGGAGGAGAAGGGACGCCGGCGACACGGGATGATCCTATCTGA
- a CDS encoding DegT/DnrJ/EryC1/StrS family aminotransferase yields the protein MSSPDMNEEDLKAVRDVLMSGRLALGNRVKTFEALTARYVGVGHAVAVSSGTSALHLIVRCLGIGPGDEVLVPSFTFAASVNAILYEGAMPVFVDIDPDTYNVHPECLVDRISSRTKAVMVVDVFGHPAEWDDILRVAEKHELKVIDDSCEALGSEYKGRKVGCFGDAAAFAFYPNKQITTGEGGMIVTDNADIARLARSLHNQGRGEMGAWLEHVHLGYNYRMDEMSAALGASQMSRVEEFIRKRQRVAGFYTERLSGKAWVRPPVVRPHVRMSWFVYVATLAEGINRDGVMEAMESAGIPVRNYFPPVHLQPYIRQRFGYAGGELPVTESVARRTVALPFHNNLSEVEVETVVDTLEKAVMQHSH from the coding sequence ATGTCCTCCCCGGACATGAACGAAGAGGATTTGAAGGCCGTTCGGGATGTACTGATGAGCGGGCGTCTTGCCTTGGGCAACAGGGTGAAGACCTTCGAAGCATTAACGGCCCGGTACGTGGGCGTTGGTCATGCGGTGGCCGTCAGCTCCGGCACCTCGGCGTTGCATCTGATCGTCAGATGTCTGGGAATCGGTCCCGGCGACGAAGTGCTCGTCCCTTCGTTCACGTTTGCGGCCAGCGTTAACGCCATTCTGTACGAAGGAGCCATGCCTGTCTTCGTCGACATCGATCCGGATACCTACAACGTGCACCCCGAGTGTCTCGTAGATCGCATCAGTTCTCGAACCAAGGCGGTCATGGTGGTGGATGTTTTCGGACATCCGGCGGAATGGGATGACATACTTCGTGTGGCTGAAAAACATGAGTTGAAAGTCATAGACGACAGTTGCGAAGCTCTGGGATCCGAATATAAAGGCCGCAAGGTCGGCTGTTTCGGCGACGCGGCGGCATTCGCTTTTTATCCCAACAAACAGATCACCACGGGCGAAGGGGGTATGATCGTAACCGACAATGCGGACATCGCTCGTTTGGCCCGGAGTCTGCACAATCAAGGTCGTGGAGAAATGGGTGCGTGGCTTGAACACGTGCACCTTGGCTACAATTACCGGATGGACGAGATGTCGGCCGCGCTGGGAGCTTCACAGATGAGCCGTGTGGAAGAGTTCATCAGAAAACGGCAACGGGTCGCAGGCTTTTATACGGAGCGTCTTTCAGGAAAGGCCTGGGTTCGCCCTCCCGTGGTCAGGCCCCACGTCCGGATGAGTTGGTTTGTTTACGTGGCTACCTTGGCCGAAGGCATTAACAGGGATGGGGTGATGGAGGCAATGGAGTCAGCGGGGATTCCGGTCAGAAATTACTTTCCTCCCGTGCACTTGCAGCCCTATATCCGCCAACGTTTTGGATACGCGGGTGGCGAGTTACCCGTCACGGAGTCCGTGGCACGCAGGACAGTTGCTTTGCCTTTTCACAACAACCTTTCGGAAGTTGAAGTGGAAACGGTAGTTGACACACTTGAAAAAGCCGTAATGCAGCATTCGCATTAA
- a CDS encoding acetyltransferase has translation MDKSVIVVGAGGHAKVVISTLREAGYTVPAAYDDDEAKWGKDVLGVPILGPIRCLETATNNLRAVIAVGENLLRKTISKRLFLNWVSVIHPKAYVHESANLGAGTVVFAGAVIQPEADIGEHVIVNTGATIDHDCRIGSYAHLGPGAHLSGGVEIGEGVLLGISSAVLPGMRVGQWSVVGGGGVVIRNVPSNVKVAGVPAEETKSTL, from the coding sequence ATGGATAAATCAGTAATTGTGGTCGGAGCCGGCGGACATGCCAAAGTAGTCATAAGCACTCTTAGAGAGGCGGGATATACAGTGCCGGCGGCCTATGACGACGACGAGGCCAAATGGGGTAAGGATGTTTTAGGAGTCCCGATCTTGGGCCCTATTCGCTGTCTCGAGACTGCAACCAATAACCTGCGAGCAGTGATCGCCGTAGGCGAAAACCTTTTGCGAAAGACGATCTCGAAGCGACTGTTTCTTAATTGGGTATCCGTAATTCATCCCAAAGCCTATGTTCATGAATCTGCAAATCTTGGGGCAGGTACCGTCGTATTTGCGGGTGCGGTAATACAGCCCGAGGCAGACATTGGCGAGCATGTGATCGTCAACACGGGAGCGACGATTGATCACGATTGCAGGATCGGTTCGTATGCGCATTTGGGCCCCGGGGCGCACTTGTCGGGCGGAGTCGAAATAGGCGAAGGTGTGCTGCTGGGTATTTCCAGCGCGGTGCTTCCGGGTATGCGGGTCGGCCAATGGAGCGTGGTTGGGGGTGGTGGGGTTGTGATACGGAATGTCCCTTCGAATGTCAAGGTGGCGGGTGTTCCTGCCGAGGAGACCAAATCAACATTATGA